In a single window of the Dinghuibacter silviterrae genome:
- a CDS encoding YceI family protein produces the protein MKQTILAVTCLLVTLVKGYGQQYMTRSGFVGFYSKTPAEDIKAENHQGYAIIDEGKKNLAFAVLIKGFTFPKELMQEHFNENYIESDKYPKATFSGAYTGDVTPGQDGVYHVNVKGNLTIHGVTKPVEMPATIERKGGALIGHAVFHISPEDFNVSIPSIVREKIEKSFEVQVDIQCQPTK, from the coding sequence ATGAAGCAGACAATCCTGGCAGTCACCTGCCTCCTGGTTACCCTCGTGAAAGGATACGGGCAACAGTACATGACCCGCAGCGGTTTTGTTGGTTTCTACTCCAAAACCCCGGCCGAAGACATCAAGGCGGAAAACCACCAGGGGTACGCCATTATTGACGAGGGGAAAAAGAACCTCGCTTTTGCTGTCCTGATCAAGGGCTTCACTTTTCCCAAGGAATTAATGCAGGAGCACTTTAACGAGAATTATATAGAAAGCGACAAATACCCGAAGGCCACTTTCTCGGGCGCCTATACGGGAGACGTCACGCCCGGACAGGACGGCGTGTACCACGTCAATGTGAAGGGGAATTTAACCATCCACGGCGTTACCAAGCCCGTGGAGATGCCGGCGACCATTGAGCGGAAGGGTGGGGCCCTCATCGGCCACGCGGTTTTCCACATCTCCCCGGAAGATTTTAACGTCAGCATTCCTTCCATCGTCCGGGAAAAAATCGAGAAATCCTTCGAAGTACAAGTCGACATTCAATGCCAACCCACTAAATAA
- a CDS encoding DUF5777 family beta-barrel protein: MRNKLLIGCLLLLGSVARAQDTTLLGRLGDSLQAESKPGPVTGTFKGIYFIQLQTNETVARGALNFEIQHRFGQLNSGAYNFFGLDNATLRLGLDYGLTDWWTIGVGRSSYLKTFDGYTKFKLWRQKESGGMPISVTLMGTISNYTQNFSDESYLDANYRTAYATQLILARKFRYFSLELVPTYIRSNLVPTTADKNDLFAVSGGARVRLTRRMSLDGEYNYLFPNQVNSTKVYNALSFAWEMETGGHVFQLVFTNAQSMVPTQFISQTTGNWGDGGIYFGFNIARNFNLTSHAKKSVKY; encoded by the coding sequence ATGCGCAACAAACTACTGATAGGCTGCTTGCTGCTTCTGGGTTCGGTTGCCCGGGCGCAGGATACCACGTTGCTCGGAAGACTGGGGGACTCCCTGCAAGCGGAGTCGAAACCCGGACCCGTTACGGGCACCTTCAAAGGCATCTACTTCATCCAGCTCCAAACCAACGAAACCGTTGCCCGGGGTGCCCTCAACTTCGAGATCCAGCACCGTTTCGGACAGCTCAACAGCGGGGCCTATAACTTTTTCGGCCTGGACAACGCGACCTTGCGTCTGGGGCTGGACTACGGCCTCACGGACTGGTGGACCATCGGGGTAGGGCGGAGCTCATACCTGAAGACCTTTGACGGGTATACCAAGTTCAAGCTATGGCGGCAAAAGGAAAGCGGCGGTATGCCCATTTCCGTGACCCTGATGGGGACGATCAGCAACTACACCCAAAATTTCTCCGACGAGTCCTATCTCGACGCCAATTATCGTACAGCATACGCGACCCAGCTTATCCTGGCCAGGAAGTTCAGGTACTTTTCCCTGGAATTGGTGCCGACCTACATCCGGTCCAACCTGGTCCCCACCACCGCCGACAAAAACGACCTGTTTGCCGTCAGCGGGGGCGCGCGCGTCCGGCTGACAAGACGGATGAGCCTCGATGGGGAGTACAACTATCTTTTCCCCAACCAGGTGAACTCCACGAAGGTGTATAATGCGTTGTCCTTTGCCTGGGAAATGGAGACCGGCGGCCACGTCTTCCAACTGGTGTTCACCAATGCACAAAGCATGGTCCCCACCCAGTTCATCTCCCAGACGACGGGTAATTGGGGCGACGGCGGCATCTATTTCGGATTCAATATTGCCCGGAATTTCAACCTCACGTCGCACGCTAAAAAATCGGTGAAATACTAA